DNA sequence from the Cohnella herbarum genome:
CAAGGAGCTTGTGATTTTCAGCCGTTTCCTTCACGAGCTTCGAGAAATCGTCGTGTTGCTTCAGCAGTTTTTTGTCCAATCCAAGCGATCCGGCATCTTTCCAATACTTTCCTTGCAACGCGGTTCGGGGATCTCCGGTAATGGCGTCCACTTCGAACGTATAGCTCTGCCCGGCCGCTTCGGCGACTTCGCCGTACCATACGGCCCGGGGATCGAGCTCGGTTGCCGGATGGTAAGACATGACGATTGTTTTGCCCTTCAGGTTCGCGTGAAACAGCATCCATAGATTTTGCGCTCCGAGTTCGGCGGCCTCGCTCATGTTCAGGTCCTTAGCCGTTCCTTTCCCGCTGAGCTCGTGAAGCTTGACTTGATAATCGGCCTTGACATAATCGCTTGGCAAGCTGGTTTTCGCCGTTTGAGCAATCGGCGCGCTGTAGCTGGTAGGCACTTTGGCCGTCTTGCCCAGCTCGGCGGCTTTCGCCGCTTGCGACAAGCCGCCGAACGCTAGCGTGCACGCCGTAATTGCCGCTGCCGCTCCGAGTACGAGCAGCTTGAGCTCTTTTCTTTTTACCGTTGTTTCCTTCATGTTCAGCTCTCCTTTGCGTTACCGCGTATTGGTGTTTGCAAGTGCAAGTATAAGAACGCCAGGTTAGCAAACGATCACCGAGTTATCATGAAGTTGTAAAAGTAATTTTGCTGATCGTGCCTCTGCCGATTTGGGAAGCGAAAGATAACTCCGCGCCATGGCTGGCAGCAATCTGCTCGCACAGCGACAGTCCCAGGCCGGCTCCGCCGTCCGCTCTGCTGCGAGCTTGATCGACGCGGTAGAAAGCTTCCGTTATTCGCCCTAATTGCTCTTTGGTCATTCCTTTGCCGTCATCGCTCACGACAATGACGGGGCGTTCCGACTCCACGTAAGCTTCCAGCCGTACTTGTCCTCCCGGCGAACAAGCCTTCACGGCGTTATCCGCCAAGTTGACGACGAGACTTTCCAGCAAATTGCGGTCGCCCCGTACCGAATCCAATCGGCATTTCCAAGACAATCGGACCTCGCGGTCTTCCAGCTTGAGCTTAAGGGTCTCCGCCGTTTTACGGAACAGATCTTCCAGCTCGACCGTTTCAAGCACAATATCGCTGCGGCCGAGCGTCGCCAGTTCCAGCAGCTGATGGGCTAGATTTTGCAATCTGCGGCTCTCGGACATAATATAATCGGTCGCCTCCAGCTTATCGTCCTCCGTTAACGCGACCTTCTGAATATACTCCGCATAGCCGTATATCGAGGTTAAAGGCGTTCGAAGCTCATGAGCGAAGTTATCGATAAAACGCTGCTTTTGTTCGGCCGCCAGCTTCAACTGCTCCATCTGCTGCTGAATTTCCTCGGCCATATGATTAAAGCTGTCGGCCATTTCCGATAGCTCGTCATGGCGGGTCACCCGAATTCGGTTACCGTATTCGCCTTGCGCGATGCTCTTGGACGCCTCCGAAATTTGGCGAAGCGGCTTGAATACGCGGCCGAGCACGAAATGCAGACAAAGGGCCAGCAAGGTGCAAAATACGATACCTAGCAGGAAGAGCATGCCGGTCATTCGGCTCCACGCGGATAAGTTGCCCGTGACGTCGTAGAGGTAGTTTAGCGTATAGGACTCGTAAGGCGCTGGAAGATTACCGGTTACGAGGACGTAAGTCCGGTCGTTCTGTTTCGTAGTCGTTACCGTGCGTTCTCCCGGGATTGCCGTTGGAGAATCGCCTGAGAGTTGCAAGTTTTTCGGGAGACTAGAGTAAAGCGTGCCGACTCTATCGGATAGCTCGAGGGCCACTCCCTGCTTGCCGTAATAAGTCGAGTAAGACCGGAATAGCGAGCCCAGCGCCTCCTCACCGACTGTCCCCCTGCTTTCCAAAGCGTACAAGTCCTTCCCGTATGTGGAAGCGATAAAATAATGCTCGCCAAGGCTGCGCTCGCGCGAACTGTCGAGATTCGTTCTGAGCGTAATCGCCGAGAACAGAAAGATGGCCAGGTTGAAAAAAAGAAGGAATAGCAGTAAAGTAACAAGAAACGTTCTTGCTTTCATCTTTACACCTCTAACCGGTAGCCTAGCTTATAGACCGTTTTGATCCGATTTTCCAGGCCGAACTTTTTCCGAATTTTTTGTATATGGACATCGACTGTCCGGGTATCTCCTTCATAGTCGTAGCCCCAAGCCAACTCTAGCAGCTTCTCCCGCGAAAGCGCGATGTTGCGGTTTCTAACCAGCGCCTCCAATAGCTCGAATTCTCTTGGCGTATATTCCACCGATTGATGATCGCAATAGATGATACGGCTACCGAAATCGATTCGCACGTCGTCCAGCTCGAAGCTCTCGTTCGCGCTTGCTTTCATCGTTCGGCGCAGCACGGCGTCCACGCGGGCGAGCAATTCCAGCATTTCGAACGGCTTGATCATGTAATCGTCGGCGCCCATCGTCAGTCCTTTCACCCGGTCGGACAACCCGTCCCTCGCAGTTAGGAAGATAGTCGGGGTTCTCGTGTTTTTTTCAAATACTTCATAACCTCCCAATTCAGGGAGCATAATATCAAGCAGCAAGAGATCATATTCATTCCGCGCGAGCTCATCGACCGCCGCTTGTCCGTCGTAAACGGAGATGCAACGATGCCCGACGGTTTGCAGGCTTCTTCGGATCAATTCGTTAATCGGTTTTTCGTCTTCGACGATAAGAATGGTCGCCACTGCTATCACCTCTGCACGCAATATATCACAGAAATGTAATAGAGTTGTAAAGTCATGATTTCTGTCCATAAGCATGTATAATAAGAAAATAAATTACGGGATCGAGGGTTAAAGATGTACGATTTTTCAGCACATTTTAAACAGAGGAACAAAGAGCTTGCCATACAGGGAGCAGTAAAAGTTCATCTTGGGGAAATCCTCCCGCTACTGGGTAAAGGTCGCTTAACCGAAATCGCTTCATCGGTCAATTTGCCTGGACGTTCTAAGATGAATAAGGCAGAGCTTGCGGCTGAGCTGACGCGCAGTATTCCGGAACCTTCCGCATTGGATTTCACCTTGCGATTGTCTACCGAAGAGGAGTTTCTGTTTTATCAACAATTGTTGCGTCAGCCTTACGTGCAAAATAACGAAATTACGCCTGGGACCTATCTGCACTTCAACGAGCGTGGCGTCTTATTTACGTTTTTCGATGAGGACAAGCTTTATTTGGTAATTCCCGAAGAAGTGAAAGAGGCTATTCGGGAGTTGGATTGGGATGCGGTGCTGCGAACTCGGTCATCGGAGCAAATGGTGCTGAAGTATGTAGATGCGGCGGTTAATCTCTATGGGGTGTGTACGCCGGAGCAGCTTCTCAACATCTATAACGATCAGAACGGGCAGAGTTTGACCATGGCGGAGCTTGAGGAGATCACCCATTTTCATCTGAACAGAATGCAGCTTTACGAACGTATCGATGGGTATTTCGCGAGTCATTATTTTGATTCAGACAGTATTGACGAGCTGCAGGGTCTGTTGAAACGTATTCGGAATAAGCCTCTGTATATTCCCGGTAAAGAGGAGTTTCTAAAGCATTCGGAAAATCACTATTATGAGAAAACGCCGCAGCTATTGCAGCTGAGACTGTTTATTTTGAATCAGTTGTGCAATAATGCTAAGCTCGTGGATGAACTCCTAGATGATATTCAGCTTGCTTGTTCTATGGAAGCGCCTTTGCAAGAGATCGTGAACGAGTTGGAAAGAAGAGATATCAATTTCGATAACATGGAGCAAGTTAAGCGGTTTGCTTCTCTAGTTACGGAGGTATACAATCATACCAGGCTTTGGTCTAACTGCGGTCATACGCCTGCCGAGTTGGGTGCTTTGTCGGGAGGCCGTGCTACCCGGGTGATTCCGGGGCAACGCATCGCTCCTGATAAGGTCGGGAGAAATGACCCTTGCCCGTGCGGAAGCGGCAAGAAGTTCAAGAAGTGTTGCGGAAATTAATGAAATCGCAGTCAGAAGAGAAACTGCAAAAGTAGTAAAAACTCTTTTCAATGTTTTTTTTAGCGGTGTATAATGTGTAATAAGAAATAAAGAAATAAAGAAATAAAGAAATAAAGAAATAAAGAAATGAAAAATAATGATCACAGAGCGTAAAGGAAAGGAATATACAAGAAAAAGGAGGGTATACTTTATGGCAATAGCTGATGAGGTGGTGAAGCATGTGGAGTGGAAGCGTGCTCGTGTTTCGAAACAGCGTCAGGTGACGATACCTCTAAAGTTCTTCGAGCAAGTTGGAATAAAAGATGAAGTAGAGGTTGGATTGCAAGGCCAAAATATTATTATTCGTCCAATTCGCCAGAGTACTGGAAGCGATCACTTCGCCGAGCAAATCTTGGCTGAATTGATTGCAAATGGTTGCCCTCAAGAAGAATTGTTGGAGAAGTTTCGAGAGAGACAGACTGAAATTCGTCATGCGGCTAAGGATTTGCTTGCAGAAGCCCAAGTAGCTGCGCGCCAATTCAAGGGAACTGGTGACGAGCAAATGAAAGAACTGTTTGGCGATGTAATGGGAGGTTAGTCTGTGCTCCCAATATTAATAGAGAAAGCTGCTGAGCGGTTCTTAAAAAAATTGTTGAGAAGCCGCTCCAAAAAGCTTTTTATGAATCAATTATCAAGATTCGAATAGATCCCTACATTGGTGAGCTTAAGACCGGGGATTTAGCTGGATACTATTGTTATGACGTTTATTACGGTAAGACAAATTATGAAATCGCCTATATTATCGAAGAAAATGATAGCGGTGAATTGGTGGTTGTTATCTTAGCCGTTACTAGAGAGAATTTTTATGCGGAATTGAAAAGACGTGTAAGAAAGCGCCCTAAGTAAGCCAAGGGGGCGTTTTTCTTTTTTCGAATAACGTTATGCAATAACGTTAACTCTCATCCTCTCGCCAAAGTATGAAGAAAGACGCAAATCCCATGAAACAAGAGAAGAAGTTTTCTCCAACGAGGACTTCGTTTTTTCAGGAAACTATTTACAATATCACCGCGTCAATATAGGGGGCAAGAATTAAAAAAGGAATAACTTTATCCAGGGGGGCGACTGTGCCTAATGAAATCCGGTCTAAGTAAACGGCTTGGCAAGCTCTTCATTGAGATTACGGTGATCGTTTGTTTGCTTATTCAAACCGTACTATTCGTAGGCAGTAATCCATCGACACATGCGGCGGAGTCAACGGCTAATCTCCCTAATCCTCGCTTTCCGTCGGAGATGCAAAAGGCGATGAAAGAAGCGGAGGCTATTTTGCTTAAGGGCGAGGGGTTCTCGGATTGGGCGGCTTTAGCTTTCGTGCGGAACGGCACCCCTTTGCCCGAAGGCTACTTGGAAAGCAAGGGGAATGAAATATTAGAACGCAAAGGCAAATACGATTCGGCGTCCGAGCTTTCCTTAGCGATTATGGCCTATTCCGCCGCCGGGGGAAAAGCGCATCAAGTCGCGGGCATTAATCTGATGCAGAAGCTAGTTAATCGTACCGATATGGAGGACGAAGGGAGTTACGGAGTATCTCTGGCCTACTTAGCGTATTTATTTTACTCGACTAATAATTACTATAGGCCACTGTGGTATTCCGATCTGTTTTTCAATCGTCTCAACGAAACCCGCTTGGCGAGTGGAAGTTGGCCGAGTTCCGGCGATCGGTTCGATGAAGTCTCGACGACCCTCGTGGCCGTTTCCGCGCTGAAGGCTTCCGGCGATATACCTAAGTCATACGATGGGGAAAAGATTGCCGCATGGTTAAAAACCTTGATCAAAGGTAACGGAAGCATCAATCAAAGCACTGCCGATACTGCCAACGCGATTATGCTGCTATCTGCCGTAGACGCTGATGCCGCCGATTTTCATCTGACCGATGGGGATAACCCTTTACGATTTATAATGTCTAACCG
Encoded proteins:
- a CDS encoding HAMP domain-containing sensor histidine kinase → MKARTFLVTLLLFLLFFNLAIFLFSAITLRTNLDSSRERSLGEHYFIASTYGKDLYALESRGTVGEEALGSLFRSYSTYYGKQGVALELSDRVGTLYSSLPKNLQLSGDSPTAIPGERTVTTTKQNDRTYVLVTGNLPAPYESYTLNYLYDVTGNLSAWSRMTGMLFLLGIVFCTLLALCLHFVLGRVFKPLRQISEASKSIAQGEYGNRIRVTRHDELSEMADSFNHMAEEIQQQMEQLKLAAEQKQRFIDNFAHELRTPLTSIYGYAEYIQKVALTEDDKLEATDYIMSESRRLQNLAHQLLELATLGRSDIVLETVELEDLFRKTAETLKLKLEDREVRLSWKCRLDSVRGDRNLLESLVVNLADNAVKACSPGGQVRLEAYVESERPVIVVSDDGKGMTKEQLGRITEAFYRVDQARSRADGGAGLGLSLCEQIAASHGAELSFASQIGRGTISKITFTTS
- a CDS encoding response regulator transcription factor; this encodes MATILIVEDEKPINELIRRSLQTVGHRCISVYDGQAAVDELARNEYDLLLLDIMLPELGGYEVFEKNTRTPTIFLTARDGLSDRVKGLTMGADDYMIKPFEMLELLARVDAVLRRTMKASANESFELDDVRIDFGSRIIYCDHQSVEYTPREFELLEALVRNRNIALSREKLLELAWGYDYEGDTRTVDVHIQKIRKKFGLENRIKTVYKLGYRLEV
- a CDS encoding YecA family protein, producing the protein MYDFSAHFKQRNKELAIQGAVKVHLGEILPLLGKGRLTEIASSVNLPGRSKMNKAELAAELTRSIPEPSALDFTLRLSTEEEFLFYQQLLRQPYVQNNEITPGTYLHFNERGVLFTFFDEDKLYLVIPEEVKEAIRELDWDAVLRTRSSEQMVLKYVDAAVNLYGVCTPEQLLNIYNDQNGQSLTMAELEEITHFHLNRMQLYERIDGYFASHYFDSDSIDELQGLLKRIRNKPLYIPGKEEFLKHSENHYYEKTPQLLQLRLFILNQLCNNAKLVDELLDDIQLACSMEAPLQEIVNELERRDINFDNMEQVKRFASLVTEVYNHTRLWSNCGHTPAELGALSGGRATRVIPGQRIAPDKVGRNDPCPCGSGKKFKKCCGN
- a CDS encoding AbrB/MazE/SpoVT family DNA-binding domain-containing protein, yielding MAIADEVVKHVEWKRARVSKQRQVTIPLKFFEQVGIKDEVEVGLQGQNIIIRPIRQSTGSDHFAEQILAELIANGCPQEELLEKFRERQTEIRHAAKDLLAEAQVAARQFKGTGDEQMKELFGDVMGG
- a CDS encoding type II toxin-antitoxin system RelE/ParE family toxin translates to MVEKPLQKAFYESIIKIRIDPYIGELKTGDLAGYYCYDVYYGKTNYEIAYIIEENDSGELVVVILAVTRENFYAELKRRVRKRPK